AAGTGCCTGAAAAAGAACTTATCCGGCGGCTTCTGGAACGCGCCAAGGTTTCGGGGCGCTCTGATGATACGCTGGATGTGATTAAAAACCGGTTGAAAGAGTATGAGAGCAAAACCAAACCGGTTGCTGATTTTTATGCTAAAAAGAATAAATATTATCCGATAAACGGTGTGGGCGATGTGGATGAAATCTTTAAACAGATTGTAGACATTGTGGAACGCACCAAGTCGGTTCAGCATACCAATATTGTTTTGCTGGGAAAACCCGGTGCCGGAAAAGGAACCCAGGGAAATCTGCTGGCCAAGGAGTTTGGGCTGGTGTATATTTCCACCGGAAAAATGATGCGTCAGGAAATCAAAGACGGTACGGAAATCGGGAAGCTGGCAAAACCATACATGGATAAAGGGGAAATTGTGCCGGATGAAATTCCTATTCGTCTGATTGAAAGAAAGATTAATGAAAACCCGGATGCCAATGGTTTTATTTTTAAAGGCTTTCCGCGTACGCTCATTCAGGCTTACATTCTTGACGGTTTGCTGAAAAGAGTAAACATGTCGGTTTCGGCTATGATTGATATGAAGATTTCCACTTTAGAGGCTATAAAGCGTCTTTCGGCCCGTGGCCATACGCATAAAGCCCGTTCGTATGATAAAAGTACGGAGTTGATTGTGAATCGGTTAGAGCAGTATAAGGAGAAAACCAATCCGGTAATTGATTATTACAAAAATCAAGGAAAATATTTCTCAATCCGTGCCGAAGGTACCGAAACGGAAGTTTTTGAAGAATTGAAAAAGAAAGTAATGGATATTTTACACGAGTCGTACTGATCGTGTGAAGTGTATGGAAATAAAAAAAGCTGTCAACATGTTGACAGCTTTTTTTATGGTTTCTTTTTTGCTTGTTAAGCCTTGTAAAATCCTTTGGCTTCGGCTTCTTTTAAAGCATTGTAAATTCCTTTTTTGTTGATGATACGAAGTCCGGCAGCCGATACCATTAACGTAACCCATTTTCCGGTTTCCGGAACATAAAACCGTTTGGTTTGAAGATTGGGATGAAATTTTCGTTTGGTTTTAATATGGGAGTGGGACACGTTGTTTCCGGTCATCACTTTCTTTCCTGTTATCTGACAAATTCTTGACATGGTTGTGCGCTTTTATCGTGTTCAAAAATGGAGTGCAAAGAACGGAATATTTTTTGAATTATTCAAATGTTTCCCGAAAATTTTCAGTTTCTGTTCTTTTGCAGTGTTACTTATTGATTGTTAAGTTGTTATCTGTATATTTTACGGGTTGTAATAAAATGATTTTTCAGGGTTACCGGTTGCCATACATTTCGTCGTAGTATTTTTGGTAGTTTCCTGAAGTAACATTGTCAAGCCATTGCTGGTTGTTAAGATACCAATCTACGGTTTTTTCCAGTCCTTCTTCAAATTGCAGGCTGGGTTTCCATCCTAATTCGCGTTGCAGTTTGGACGAGTCGATGGCATAACGCAGGTCATGGCCGGCCCGGTCAGTAACAAAGGTGATGAGCTTTTCGGAAGTGCCGGGTTCACGTCCCAGCTTTTTATCCATCACTTTGCACAGCACCTTAATCAGGTCAATATTTTTCCATTCATTATGTCCGCCAATGTTAAAAGTTTCGCCGTCAGGCCCCTGATGATAAATAACATCAATGGCGGCGGCATGGTCTTCCACATAAAGCCAGTCGCGTACGTTTTCCCCTTTTCCGTAAACCGGCAGCGGTTTGTTATGCCGAATATTGTTGATAAACAGCGGAATAAGTTTCTCCGGAAACTGATTGGGGCCGTAGTTGTTTGAACAATTGGAAATGATGACCGGTAAGCCGTAGGTGTCGTGATATGCTCTGACAAAGTGATCGGAACCGGCTTTGGAAGCTGAGTACGGACTGTGTGGATCGTAGCAGGTTTCTTCTGTGAAAAAACCTTCCTGTCCCAATGCGCCATAAACTTCGTCAGTGGAAACATGGTAAAAACGTTTTCCTTCCGGATGTTCTTTCCAGATTGCCCGGGCTGCATTTAACAGGTTTACAGTCCCAATGATATTGGTAAAAACAAAGGCATTCGGGTTGGTAATCGATCGGTCGACATGCGATTCGGCGGCCAGATGAATTACGCCGTCGAATTGCTCTTTTTCAAAAAGCTTTTGAATAAAAGCATCATCGGTGATGTCGCCGAGAACAAAATGATAATTGGGTTTGTTTTGGATATCTTTCAGGTTTTCCAAATTGCCGGCATAAGTCAGTTTATCCAGATTATAAATCTGGTAATCCGGATATTTATTTACAAATAACCGGACTACGTGAGAACCAATGAATCCGGCTCCGCCGGTGATCAGTATTTTTTTCATTTTCTATCAATAATATGTTAAACGGTTACTGTTTATCTGCTAATTTTTTACGGTAGGCTTGTTCCCATTTCCAGGCCGAAGCCACCATTTCTTCCAGTCCTTTTTCGGCTTTCCATCCCAGTTCGCGATTGGAAAAGGAAGGATCGGCCCAAACCTGGATTACATCGCCTTCGCGACGGCCCACAATTTTGTAATTGAGCTTTAATCCGGAAACTTTTTCAAAAGCTTTGATCACTTCTAAAACGGAATATCCTTTGCCGGTTCCCAAATTAAATACCTCAAACGGTTTTTTCATCTTATCCTGAATCATGCGGTCCACAGCGATTACATGGGCTTTGGCCAGATCAACCACGTGGATGTAGTCGCGGATGGGCGTTCCGTCAGGAGTAGGGTAGTCGTTTCCGAAAACTTTCAGCTGGTCGCGGATGCCGATGGCTGTTTGCGTGATGAAAGGAACCAGGTTGTTGGGCACGCCAAGCGGGAGTTCTCCGATCAAAGCTGATTCGTGTGCGCCGATGGGATTGAAATAGCGCAAAGCAATTCCGTGAATGTCTGAGGCTTTTATGGTGTCCTGGATAATTTCTTCCGAGATTTGTTTGGTATTTCCATAAGGCGATTCCGCTTTTTTAATCGGGGCTTTTTCTGAAACCGGAAGTTCGTCCGGCTGTCCGTAAACCGTACAGGATGATGAGAATACCAGGTTTTGGATGTTGTTGTCGCGCATGCTTTCCAGGATATTCATCAGCGAAACCAGGTTGTTACGGTAATACATCAACGGTTTTTCCACCGATTCGCCCACCGCTTTGTAAGCGGCAAAATGGATGACCCCTGCAATGTCGTTGTTTCGTTGAAAGAAATCGGCGGTTTTTTCACGGTCTACCAGGTCAAAGACTTCCAACACCGGACGGGTGCCCGTAATTTTTTCGATATTATCGACGATTTCAGCGCTGGAGTTGGAAAGATTGTCTACAATCAATACTTCAAAGCCTTTATTTTGCAGTTCTACCACGGTGTGGGAACCAATATAACCGGTTCCGCCTGTTACCAGAATTTTCATGATGAATGTTTTTGTTGAGAAAGTAAAAATACAACGATTTGACGGGATGTGCAACCCGGATTAAAGTTTTCGTACCCGGCCGTTTTCCAGAATATATTTTTCGTGGCTTTCAGGACATTCGGCAAGATTGTTTTCATCGAATTCAAGCCGGTGGCCGTATTCGCTCATCCATCCGATTTGCCGGGCCGGGTTGCCTACTACCAGTGCATAAGGCAACACTTCTTTGGTGACTACAGCTCCGGCACCGATAAAGGCAAACTCTCCAATGTCATGTCCGCAAACAATGGTGGCGTTGGCACCGATGGAAGCCCCGCGCCGGACAACGGTTCGGGTGTATTGTCCACGGCGGTTGACATTGCTGCGTGGGTTGATGACATTGGTGAAAACCATGGATGGCCCGAGAAAAACATCGTCTTCGCAAATAACACCGGTATAAATGGAAACGTTATTTTGTACTTTGACGTTTTTTCCCAGCACCACGTCGGGCGAAACCACCACATTTTGCCCGATGTTACAGTTTTCTCCCAGTTTGCATCCGGTCATGATGTGCGAAAAATGCCAGATCCTGGTTCCTTTTCCGATTTCGCAACCTTCGTCGATTACTGCGGTTTCATGGGCAAAATATTCCTTTTCGTTTTTCATGATCACAAGGTTTGATGAATAAAATTTAAAACAGCCTGGCTGATTTCTTCCAGCATGTCCGTTGTCATTTCGGTATGAATGGGCAAAGAGAGTACGGTACGACTTAATTGTTCTGTGACCGGGAAATCGCCTTCGCCATACCGCTTGTCGCGATAAGCTTTTTGCAAATGAAGCGGAACCGGGTAATATACGGCAGAAGCAATACCTTGATCCTTTAAATGCTTCATTAAGGCTTGCCGGTCAATGCTTTCATCAAGGACTACAGTGTATTGATGGAAAACATGGGTGGTAAACGGTGCCGTTTGCGGCGTTTGGATTTTTTTACAGTCGGCAAAAGCCCAGTTATAAAATTCAGCAGCTTTTTGGCGTGCTTGGGCGTATTCGTCCAGATGGGGAAGCTTTACCGCCAAAATAGCTGCCTGAAGGGTGTCCAGACGAGAATTTATGCCGACATAATCGTGATAATACCTGACTTTCATGCCGTGGTTGGCCAACATTCGTAATCTTTCAGCAAGTTGATCGTCGTGAGTAAAAACGGCTCCGCCGTCGCCGTAAGCACCCAGGTTTTTCGACGGGAAAAAAGATGTGCAACCAATGGTGCCGATGGTGCCTGCTTTTTGTGTTTTTCCGGTGTCCGGATGGGTAAAGTCGGCCCCGAGTGCCTGGGCTGTATCTTCGATTACATAAAGCTGATGGGCTTTTGCAATTTCCATGATTCGTTGCATATCAGCCGTTTGTCCGAAAAGATGAACCGGAATGATGGCTTTGGTGCGGGGGGTAATGGCTTTTTGTACCGCCTCCGGATCAATATTGTAAGTGCCGGGCAGCACATCTACCAACACCGGTTTGAGTTTGAGCAGGGCAATGACTTCGGCCGTGGCAATGAAAGTAAATGACGTTGTGATGACTTCATCACCGGGTTGCAGATCAAGTGCCATCAAAGCCAATTGCAAAGCATCGGTGCCGTTACCGCAACTGATGACATGTTCTATTTGCAGGTAATCAGCTAATTGTTTCTCAAACCGTTTTACTGCCGGACCTTTGATAAAAGCCGTATTTTCCAGAACATCTGCTATGGCGGCATCAATTTCCGGTTTGATTTTTAAATACTGACCTTTCAGGTCAACCATGGGATATTTCATAATTTTTTACTGTACTTTTTAACGTGTGAGCAAAGGTAGGAAAAACAGAAAGAAAGCATGTGTGTCAGCGGGTTTCTTTGTTGCGGGCCGAGTCGTCTTCTGCTACTATTTTCAAAGCGTCGAGACCGCTTTCCAGAATTTGCCGGATGGATTTTTTGAGAAAAAGTCCCAGCCATTTGCCAAAAGGATATTGCAATCCACTGAAATGTAATTGCCAGGATACTTTTGTGCCTTCTTCATAGGGCTTGAAAGTCCAATATCCTGTAGCTGTTCCCGGCGTTCCGAAATCCATGTTTGTTTTGATGACCTTATACGGTACGGATTGTACGATTTCAATGTTTCCGCTACCTGACTTTTTACTTTGCCACGACCGTTTGGCCCCAACTCCTTCTGCTGGTCCTGAAAAGGTGTTCTTCATGGTAAAGTCCTGCATGAACGGAGACCATTGTTTTCTTGTTCTCAGGTTGTTAACCAGATTGAATACGACAGAGTCTGGGGCATTGATTATTCTGTCAGCCGTGATGGTATAAGTGGATGGGAGAAACAAAGGAATCAGGAAAAAGAGTATAAAAACAACAAAAATGATTTGCAGGGTTAATCGCAAAGAGGCTTTCATGGAATTTAAATTTTATGGTTTAAAAACATTCACCAGCCTTTCACAGGCCTCTTGAATAATCTTTTTCGGAGCAGCAAGATTCATTCTTTGGAAACCTTCTCCACCGGGGCCAAACACCGGGCCGTGACTCAACCCAAGCCCGGCTTCGAAAACAAGTTTGTCTTTTATCTCTTTATCGGAGAGCCCGGTTCCTGAAAAATCAATCCATGCCAGAAAAGTGGCTTCCGGCGGAGTAAGTTTTAAATCAGGGAGTTCGTTTTTTAGACATTCGGAAACAATCCCGAAGTTTTCTTTAACATATTGCATCAGGGCGTCTACCCACGGTCCGCCTTTTGTATAGCCGGCAGTAGAAGCAACCATTCCAAAAAAGTTTCCTTTCAGGATATGATGTTGTTTTAAGGTTTGGCGATACTGTTTGCGGAGTTCCGGATTGGAGATAATTACAGAAGAGGTGGATAGTCCTGCGATGTTGAATGTTTTGCTTGGCGCAATGCAGGTGATGGTCATGTTGGCAATTTCATCCGATAAAGCAGCCATGGGGTAATGTTTAAATCCGGGAAGGATCAAATCGTTATGAATCTCATCGGAGATGATAATTACCTGATTTCTCACGCAGATTTCTCCCATGGTTTTTAGCTCTTCGCGGGTCCAGCACCGGCTGACCGGATTATGCGGATGCGATAAGATGAGTATTTTGGCTTTTTTGGCTTTTTCTTCCAGGTCATCAAAGTCGATATGGTATGTACCATCCGGTTTCCGGATTAACAAATTGTCCAGTTGTTGACGGTGATTGTCGTGAATGGCATCAAAAAAAGGAAAGTAAACCGGAGGTTGAACAATGATTCCGTCCCCTTTTTCAGAAAAAGTCTGAATGGCAAAATGGATAGCCGGTACTACGCCCGGAGAAAAACTAATCCAATCTTTTTTAATTACCCATTGATGCCGGGATTTTACCCAATTTACAATGGCCTGAAAATAAGCGTCCGACATAAATGAGTATCCATACACTTCGTGGGCTGCCCGTTCAATGACTGCATAACGAATGAAATCGGGAGTGGCAAAATCCATATCGGCCACCCACAGCGGTAAAACATCGGCACGGCCAAAAGTTTCCTGCCGTTTATCGTATTTTACGCAATCGGTATTTTCGCGTGCAATGATTTGGTCAAAGTTGTATTTATCCATTTTTGGTGTAATCAATCGTTTTGAAAAAGAAGCAATATGGTTTTAAACTTATGCAACAATTTATCTTTCCACGGGATTTTTGGCTCAGTAAGGTTTCCCGAAAAAGGCTCTCCTCTCTTCAGAAATTTTTTGACAAAATAATTGGGTGTTATGCCATATTTACGAAGAAACATGTCTCTTCCCCGGTTTTTTCTTATTCTTCCGGTTGACTTAGAGCCAAAGTGATACACTTTGCTGTTGCCTAATCCTTTAAAATATCTTACTCCGGCTTTCCAGAGTTTCATAGAGAGATCGGGATCGGAATACATTCCTGGTGAAAACTCAATGCTCATGCCGCCGACCAAGTCCCAAAGTTTTACCGGAATAAGTACCGGTGGCCAGGTGCTGCCCGACCAGTCGGGTTTTTCAAGGTCTTTAAATTCTTTTAAAAGAAGCTCTTCCTGAAATGCGGCGGGATGATCGCCATAATTTTTTACCAAGCCACAAATGTTATTGGTTTCTTGGGGCTCGATCATGGTAGCAGACAACATAAACCAATGATGACGGAGTTTTTGGATCTCGTCCAGAAAGTTTTGGTCCCAACCCGGAAGCATGTACATGTCATCATTGACGTAAACAATATAATCGGTATGTATCAGTGGACGACAGACATTTAATCCATAGCAAATTCCGATGTTGTCAGGAGAGTAAACGTAGTCAATATCCGGTTGTTCTTTGATCCATGACAAACTTCCGTCTTTTCCTTCATTGATAAGAACAATGATCTGATGCGGAAAAGCAGAATTTTGCCGGATGCTCCGGATGCACAGTTTCAAATATTCCAGATTATTCCAACTGGGAATCAGTAAGGAGAAAAGGTGATTTTCTTCAGGACGGGTCCGGTGTATCTTTTGAATATTGTTGAAGTTCATCATGAACCGGCTGATTTCTTTTTTGCATCAAAGGTACGGCAATTTTTTTTCCGGGGAACGGGTTTTCTGAACTTTGAAAAAACAGTGGGACAAGCGGTTTTTATTCGATTTTTTTCAGACCTTTGCTGTATAAACCCGAATCAGAAATCAAAAAAAGAAAAAATGGAAGATCAAGCGGCTGTGGACAAAAAAAATCTGGCCCTTCTCAAAGAAGTTATTCAGAATGTGATGCCCGTGAATAAATTGCTGGGAATAGAAATTGAGAAACTGGAAAAAGGATATGCTGAAGTGCGGGTTCCTTTTCAGGATAAATTTGTGGGGGATTTTCAGCGGGGATTGTGGCATGGCGGTATTTTAGCCAGTGTGGCGGATACCACGGGCGGACTGGTGGCCTTGAGTATGTCTAAACCTGGTGATCAGGTCAATACGGTAGATATGCGCATTGATTATTTGCACGGCGCTATTAAAGCCGATGTGTTTGGAACAGCCGAATTGGTGAAATCCGGAAAACGAATTATCGTGGCCGATGTTAAACTTTACCAAAAGCATCAGGAACAACCGGTAGTGGTGGCACGATGTGCTTTCAGTATTCTGAGAAAATAAAAAAAAAGGAGCTTTCGGGCTCCTTTTTTTATGTCGTTACTCTTAGTACATGACAAAAAATAAATCACTGATAATCAGCAAAATAACCCTTAAAAAGTTTGGATAAAACATTGGTATTCAGTATCTTAGACGAATATTTACCAAGTATTTGTCAGATGAAGAATACCAATGTCAGCAGTAAAGATAGTCATTTAGTTTCAGTTTTAAAGGAACATTTTGAAGGCAGGCTGAATTTAGCCCGGATAAAATTCATA
The sequence above is drawn from the Candidatus Sulfidibacterium hydrothermale genome and encodes:
- the rfbB gene encoding dTDP-glucose 4,6-dehydratase; the protein is MKKILITGGAGFIGSHVVRLFVNKYPDYQIYNLDKLTYAGNLENLKDIQNKPNYHFVLGDITDDAFIQKLFEKEQFDGVIHLAAESHVDRSITNPNAFVFTNIIGTVNLLNAARAIWKEHPEGKRFYHVSTDEVYGALGQEGFFTEETCYDPHSPYSASKAGSDHFVRAYHDTYGLPVIISNCSNNYGPNQFPEKLIPLFINNIRHNKPLPVYGKGENVRDWLYVEDHAAAIDVIYHQGPDGETFNIGGHNEWKNIDLIKVLCKVMDKKLGREPGTSEKLITFVTDRAGHDLRYAIDSSKLQRELGWKPSLQFEEGLEKTVDWYLNNQQWLDNVTSGNYQKYYDEMYGNR
- the rpmB gene encoding 50S ribosomal protein L28, whose amino-acid sequence is MSRICQITGKKVMTGNNVSHSHIKTKRKFHPNLQTKRFYVPETGKWVTLMVSAAGLRIINKKGIYNALKEAEAKGFYKA
- the galE gene encoding UDP-glucose 4-epimerase GalE codes for the protein MKILVTGGTGYIGSHTVVELQNKGFEVLIVDNLSNSSAEIVDNIEKITGTRPVLEVFDLVDREKTADFFQRNNDIAGVIHFAAYKAVGESVEKPLMYYRNNLVSLMNILESMRDNNIQNLVFSSSCTVYGQPDELPVSEKAPIKKAESPYGNTKQISEEIIQDTIKASDIHGIALRYFNPIGAHESALIGELPLGVPNNLVPFITQTAIGIRDQLKVFGNDYPTPDGTPIRDYIHVVDLAKAHVIAVDRMIQDKMKKPFEVFNLGTGKGYSVLEVIKAFEKVSGLKLNYKIVGRREGDVIQVWADPSFSNRELGWKAEKGLEEMVASAWKWEQAYRKKLADKQ
- a CDS encoding glycosyltransferase family 2 protein, which translates into the protein MMNFNNIQKIHRTRPEENHLFSLLIPSWNNLEYLKLCIRSIRQNSAFPHQIIVLINEGKDGSLSWIKEQPDIDYVYSPDNIGICYGLNVCRPLIHTDYIVYVNDDMYMLPGWDQNFLDEIQKLRHHWFMLSATMIEPQETNNICGLVKNYGDHPAAFQEELLLKEFKDLEKPDWSGSTWPPVLIPVKLWDLVGGMSIEFSPGMYSDPDLSMKLWKAGVRYFKGLGNSKVYHFGSKSTGRIRKNRGRDMFLRKYGITPNYFVKKFLKRGEPFSGNLTEPKIPWKDKLLHKFKTILLLFQND
- a CDS encoding DegT/DnrJ/EryC1/StrS family aminotransferase; its protein translation is MKYPMVDLKGQYLKIKPEIDAAIADVLENTAFIKGPAVKRFEKQLADYLQIEHVISCGNGTDALQLALMALDLQPGDEVITTSFTFIATAEVIALLKLKPVLVDVLPGTYNIDPEAVQKAITPRTKAIIPVHLFGQTADMQRIMEIAKAHQLYVIEDTAQALGADFTHPDTGKTQKAGTIGTIGCTSFFPSKNLGAYGDGGAVFTHDDQLAERLRMLANHGMKVRYYHDYVGINSRLDTLQAAILAVKLPHLDEYAQARQKAAEFYNWAFADCKKIQTPQTAPFTTHVFHQYTVVLDESIDRQALMKHLKDQGIASAVYYPVPLHLQKAYRDKRYGEGDFPVTEQLSRTVLSLPIHTEMTTDMLEEISQAVLNFIHQTL
- a CDS encoding MalY/PatB family protein, coding for MDKYNFDQIIARENTDCVKYDKRQETFGRADVLPLWVADMDFATPDFIRYAVIERAAHEVYGYSFMSDAYFQAIVNWVKSRHQWVIKKDWISFSPGVVPAIHFAIQTFSEKGDGIIVQPPVYFPFFDAIHDNHRQQLDNLLIRKPDGTYHIDFDDLEEKAKKAKILILSHPHNPVSRCWTREELKTMGEICVRNQVIIISDEIHNDLILPGFKHYPMAALSDEIANMTITCIAPSKTFNIAGLSTSSVIISNPELRKQYRQTLKQHHILKGNFFGMVASTAGYTKGGPWVDALMQYVKENFGIVSECLKNELPDLKLTPPEATFLAWIDFSGTGLSDKEIKDKLVFEAGLGLSHGPVFGPGGEGFQRMNLAAPKKIIQEACERLVNVFKP
- a CDS encoding adenylate kinase, producing the protein MLNIALFGPPGAGKGTQSKKLLEKYNLTYISTGDMLRSEIAEGSELGMKAKSIIEKGGLVDDELIIQLIEKKIKTNPDSRGILFDGFPRTTVQAYILEGLMLKLNSSLNCMISLEVPEKELIRRLLERAKVSGRSDDTLDVIKNRLKEYESKTKPVADFYAKKNKYYPINGVGDVDEIFKQIVDIVERTKSVQHTNIVLLGKPGAGKGTQGNLLAKEFGLVYISTGKMMRQEIKDGTEIGKLAKPYMDKGEIVPDEIPIRLIERKINENPDANGFIFKGFPRTLIQAYILDGLLKRVNMSVSAMIDMKISTLEAIKRLSARGHTHKARSYDKSTELIVNRLEQYKEKTNPVIDYYKNQGKYFSIRAEGTETEVFEELKKKVMDILHESY
- a CDS encoding acyltransferase, which codes for MKNEKEYFAHETAVIDEGCEIGKGTRIWHFSHIMTGCKLGENCNIGQNVVVSPDVVLGKNVKVQNNVSIYTGVICEDDVFLGPSMVFTNVINPRSNVNRRGQYTRTVVRRGASIGANATIVCGHDIGEFAFIGAGAVVTKEVLPYALVVGNPARQIGWMSEYGHRLEFDENNLAECPESHEKYILENGRVRKL
- a CDS encoding PaaI family thioesterase, whose amino-acid sequence is MEDQAAVDKKNLALLKEVIQNVMPVNKLLGIEIEKLEKGYAEVRVPFQDKFVGDFQRGLWHGGILASVADTTGGLVALSMSKPGDQVNTVDMRIDYLHGAIKADVFGTAELVKSGKRIIVADVKLYQKHQEQPVVVARCAFSILRK
- a CDS encoding SRPBCC family protein; the encoded protein is MKASLRLTLQIIFVVFILFFLIPLFLPSTYTITADRIINAPDSVVFNLVNNLRTRKQWSPFMQDFTMKNTFSGPAEGVGAKRSWQSKKSGSGNIEIVQSVPYKVIKTNMDFGTPGTATGYWTFKPYEEGTKVSWQLHFSGLQYPFGKWLGLFLKKSIRQILESGLDALKIVAEDDSARNKETR